One stretch of Natronobacterium gregoryi SP2 DNA includes these proteins:
- a CDS encoding 50S ribosomal protein L1, giving the protein MADSDIETAVTRALEESPDRNFTETVDLAINLRDLDLNEPSNRVDESVVLPSGTGQDTRIVVIAEGETAVRAEEAADEVLSEDDVADLDDDEAKDMADETDFFIAEEAMMQDIARHLGTILGPRGKMPDPLAPDDDVVETVNRLKSTVQLRSGDRRTFHTLVGSEEMDAEDVADNIDVILRRLHADLEKGPQNIDAVYVKTTMGPAVEVA; this is encoded by the coding sequence ATGGCAGATTCGGATATTGAAACCGCAGTGACTCGCGCACTCGAGGAGTCGCCCGATCGGAACTTCACCGAGACGGTAGACCTCGCGATCAACTTGCGCGACTTAGACCTGAACGAACCGTCGAACCGTGTTGACGAGTCCGTCGTCCTTCCATCCGGTACTGGACAGGACACGCGAATCGTCGTCATCGCCGAGGGAGAGACTGCAGTCCGCGCCGAAGAGGCTGCGGACGAAGTCCTCTCGGAAGACGACGTCGCCGATCTCGACGACGACGAGGCCAAAGATATGGCCGACGAGACGGACTTCTTCATCGCCGAAGAGGCGATGATGCAAGATATCGCCCGGCATCTGGGTACTATCCTCGGTCCCCGAGGGAAGATGCCGGACCCGCTCGCTCCAGACGACGACGTCGTCGAAACCGTCAACCGGCTCAAAAGCACCGTGCAGCTTCGCTCCGGCGACCGACGAACGTTCCACACGCTCGTCGGCTCCGAAGAGATGGATGCCGAAGACGTCGCCGACAACATCGACGTCATCCTGCGTCGCCTGCACGCCGACCTCGAGAAGGGGCCCCAGAACATCGACGCCGTCTACGTGAAGACGACGATGGGCCCGGCCGTGGAGGTGGCCTGA
- a CDS encoding MMPL family transporter: MPGDLAEWYADGLIARSKLVVVVLLLVTAGIGAGAVVNETEDAGIGEFETDSDAQAALEYVDANYATNDAVVTQIVVRDEGGDVLTRTSLLESLSLQQDALENESINETVGDDGFVGLENVVGITAHTGDRIDEFEQRGEELGERQAELEARSDALEEGINESREIQREYEELHATTNETDSEYQEGAAELEAQFTGVVEETTAAADLDDEEADEYAQLAAQAREVESGLFAIEQTTDDPEAVDEYGELQERLEGVYASATVELLEAEFEQLEDDFEALEEDREEFEESDGPTLAEQVDALEDRSEDELEELLADVLDPDSDAGDEDPVAFLPADYEPGEVEAASRVTFLFQDDDSGEDEEPEAAYAAQLEVESLFDQRFDDGFVFGQGITDAASSSAVGDSFLIITPVALVLVLGILAITYRDVVDVLLGLGGIAVVMTWLAGLMGWFEIPMSQLLIAVPFLLIGLSIDYALHVIMRYREARAGVLAAGDERTDGGVARGVRTGMVAGLSGVVLALAAATFSTGIGFLSNVVSPLPAIQDFATLSAGGILATFVAFGVLVPALKAEVDGILENRFGRDRTKSAFGVSAGPINRLLSGGVVLARRVPLVVVLLAVLLAVGGAYGATGIDTEFNEADFLPEDAPEWTKSFPEPFAPGTYTISDDAAYLGDNFQDPDSQTDILIRGDVTDSGTLTAIEDARDGEAVAGNSTIDTRPDGTAAVDGPLSVLEDVAADNETVAAAFEERETTGDGVPDEDLEGLYDVLYDAAPDEAATVIERTEGGEYESVRLLVSVRGDVSAQTVADDTRTFAGEIEDDTAVTAIATGGPVTTAVVQDALLETLVQAFAVTLVVILVFLTVLYWVRHRSLSLGAVTLAPVVVALAWLLGAMALLDVPFNSETAVITSLAIGLGVDYSIHFGERFVTERERRRIGADPSKRGQTDEAARTRQESITDVLTATITGTGGALLGSALTTATGFGVLALALAPPLRRFGLVTGLSIGFAFLACLTVLPSLLVLRERLLARFEW, encoded by the coding sequence ATGCCAGGTGATCTCGCAGAGTGGTACGCCGACGGCCTGATTGCCCGAAGCAAACTCGTCGTCGTCGTCTTGCTACTCGTGACTGCCGGGATCGGTGCAGGAGCCGTCGTCAACGAGACCGAAGACGCCGGCATCGGCGAGTTCGAAACCGACTCCGACGCGCAGGCTGCCCTCGAGTACGTCGATGCCAACTACGCCACGAACGACGCCGTCGTCACACAGATTGTCGTCCGCGACGAGGGTGGCGACGTCCTTACCCGTACATCGCTGCTCGAGTCGTTGTCCCTCCAGCAGGACGCCCTCGAGAACGAGTCGATAAACGAAACCGTCGGCGACGACGGCTTCGTCGGCCTCGAGAACGTGGTCGGGATCACAGCCCACACGGGGGATCGGATCGACGAGTTCGAACAACGCGGGGAGGAACTCGGCGAACGCCAGGCCGAACTCGAGGCCAGAAGCGACGCACTCGAGGAGGGAATAAACGAGAGTCGCGAGATTCAACGCGAGTACGAAGAACTACACGCGACGACGAACGAAACCGACTCCGAGTACCAGGAGGGTGCCGCCGAACTCGAGGCGCAGTTCACGGGAGTCGTGGAGGAGACGACCGCGGCGGCCGACCTCGACGACGAGGAAGCCGACGAGTACGCACAGCTCGCAGCACAGGCCCGTGAGGTCGAATCGGGCCTGTTCGCGATCGAGCAGACGACCGACGATCCCGAAGCGGTCGACGAGTACGGTGAACTACAGGAGCGCCTCGAGGGCGTCTACGCCAGCGCGACGGTCGAATTGCTCGAGGCGGAGTTCGAGCAACTCGAAGACGACTTCGAAGCGCTCGAGGAGGACCGCGAGGAGTTCGAGGAGAGCGACGGACCGACGCTCGCAGAACAGGTCGACGCGCTCGAGGACCGCTCCGAGGATGAACTCGAGGAACTGCTCGCTGACGTGCTCGATCCCGACTCCGACGCCGGCGACGAGGACCCCGTGGCGTTTCTCCCAGCCGACTACGAACCCGGTGAGGTCGAAGCCGCCTCCCGAGTCACGTTTCTCTTCCAAGACGACGACAGTGGCGAGGACGAAGAGCCCGAAGCGGCCTATGCGGCACAACTCGAGGTCGAGTCGCTGTTCGACCAGCGATTCGACGACGGCTTCGTCTTCGGCCAGGGAATCACCGACGCCGCCTCCTCGAGTGCAGTCGGCGACAGTTTCCTCATCATCACGCCCGTCGCGCTCGTGCTCGTTCTGGGCATCCTCGCGATCACGTACCGCGACGTCGTCGACGTTTTGCTCGGACTCGGCGGCATCGCGGTCGTGATGACCTGGCTCGCTGGGCTGATGGGCTGGTTCGAGATCCCGATGAGTCAGTTGCTGATCGCGGTCCCGTTCCTGCTGATCGGGCTCTCGATCGACTACGCGCTGCACGTAATTATGCGCTACCGGGAGGCGAGAGCCGGTGTGCTCGCTGCCGGCGACGAACGGACGGACGGTGGCGTCGCTCGTGGGGTCCGGACCGGGATGGTCGCTGGACTGAGCGGCGTCGTCCTCGCGCTCGCCGCAGCTACGTTCTCGACGGGAATTGGCTTCCTCTCGAACGTCGTGAGTCCGCTACCCGCGATTCAGGACTTCGCGACCCTCAGCGCCGGCGGCATCCTCGCGACGTTCGTCGCGTTCGGCGTTCTCGTTCCCGCGCTCAAGGCCGAAGTCGACGGCATCCTCGAGAACCGGTTCGGCCGAGACCGAACGAAGTCGGCGTTCGGTGTGAGTGCGGGACCGATCAACCGCCTGTTGTCTGGCGGTGTCGTGCTGGCGCGTCGGGTGCCGCTCGTGGTCGTTCTGCTGGCAGTCTTGCTTGCCGTCGGCGGTGCTTACGGTGCGACGGGTATCGACACGGAGTTCAACGAGGCGGACTTCCTGCCCGAGGACGCCCCCGAGTGGACCAAGTCCTTCCCCGAGCCGTTCGCTCCCGGTACTTACACCATCAGCGACGACGCCGCGTACCTCGGGGACAACTTCCAGGACCCCGACTCACAGACGGACATACTGATACGCGGTGACGTGACCGATTCCGGGACGTTGACCGCGATCGAGGACGCACGCGACGGCGAGGCCGTGGCCGGCAACAGTACGATCGACACCCGGCCTGACGGGACGGCCGCCGTCGACGGCCCGCTGTCGGTCCTCGAGGACGTCGCCGCGGACAACGAGACTGTCGCGGCGGCGTTCGAAGAGCGAGAGACGACCGGCGACGGCGTTCCCGACGAAGATCTCGAGGGGCTGTACGACGTGCTTTACGACGCCGCGCCGGACGAGGCCGCGACCGTCATCGAGCGGACGGAAGGCGGAGAGTACGAGTCGGTCCGCTTGCTCGTCAGTGTCCGCGGCGATGTGTCCGCACAGACGGTCGCCGACGACACCCGGACGTTCGCAGGAGAAATCGAAGACGACACAGCGGTGACGGCGATCGCGACCGGTGGGCCCGTGACGACTGCCGTCGTCCAGGACGCCCTGCTCGAGACGCTGGTCCAGGCGTTTGCCGTGACGCTCGTGGTGATTCTCGTCTTCCTCACGGTTCTCTACTGGGTGCGACACCGGTCGCTCTCGCTGGGTGCCGTGACGCTTGCTCCGGTCGTCGTTGCGCTGGCGTGGCTGCTCGGGGCGATGGCCTTGCTCGACGTTCCCTTCAACAGTGAGACAGCCGTCATTACGAGTCTCGCGATCGGACTCGGTGTCGACTACAGTATCCACTTCGGTGAACGGTTCGTCACAGAGCGAGAGCGGAGGCGGATCGGGGCCGATCCCTCGAAACGAGGCCAAACGGACGAAGCGGCCCGGACCCGTCAGGAGTCGATCACCGACGTTCTTACCGCGACGATCACTGGAACCGGCGGCGCGTTGCTCGGCAGTGCGTTGACGACGGCCACCGGGTTCGGCGTCCTCGCGCTGGCACTCGCGCCGCCGCTTCGCCGGTTCGGTCTCGTGACGGGGCTAAGCATCGGTTTCGCGTTCCTCGCGTGTCTCACGGTGTTACCGAGTCTGCTCGTGCTCCGTGAACGATTGCTCGCACGCTTCGAGTGGTGA
- a CDS encoding helix-turn-helix transcriptional regulator produces the protein MVLNSLWTRLSSLLSGGSTDDSSADESATTEESDAEQRTDETLSYAEEIEYGVDERALPDEDKVLRLLVNRGGRVNQETVREETGWSEERLADVISRMEDDDQISAITVGRKEVICRRGFEPKGYRSHINE, from the coding sequence ATGGTACTGAACTCACTCTGGACTCGTCTCTCGTCTCTCTTGTCAGGGGGGTCGACCGACGATTCGTCGGCCGACGAGTCCGCGACGACGGAAGAATCGGACGCCGAACAGCGAACAGACGAGACGTTGAGCTACGCCGAAGAGATCGAGTACGGCGTCGACGAACGGGCCCTCCCCGACGAGGACAAGGTTCTCAGGCTGCTTGTCAACCGCGGCGGTCGGGTCAACCAGGAGACTGTCCGGGAAGAGACTGGCTGGTCGGAGGAACGACTGGCCGACGTCATCAGCCGCATGGAAGACGATGACCAGATCAGCGCGATCACGGTCGGTCGAAAAGAGGTCATCTGTCGGCGCGGGTTCGAACCCAAAGGGTATCGGTCACATATAAACGAGTAG
- a CDS encoding alpha/beta fold hydrolase, giving the protein MDRPTAVSTEIRGVDVVGPPDARSIVFVHGAMVTRKMWGPQRDALADDYRVVAPDLPGHGNRADESFELEYALTVLDDVVDELADGNAILVGLSLGGYVITEYASRYPNKVDGLVIVGSSANPVRGMNLLTRLTGGVARLATRSDLVERAVERLGERWVRNRDLDPEHEREILESGIFPREFGTPGPDLAGRDVRATLRAYHGPVLVVNGERDEIMRRGERDHAAAADADVVVLEGVGHVCTLHRPETFTNLVEQFVRRVDASA; this is encoded by the coding sequence ATGGATCGACCTACTGCGGTCTCGACGGAGATTCGTGGCGTCGACGTCGTCGGTCCGCCCGACGCCCGCTCGATCGTCTTCGTCCACGGCGCGATGGTTACCCGGAAGATGTGGGGGCCACAGCGGGACGCATTGGCCGACGACTACCGCGTCGTCGCCCCCGACCTCCCGGGACACGGCAATCGGGCCGACGAGTCGTTCGAACTCGAGTACGCACTGACGGTGCTCGACGACGTCGTCGACGAACTGGCCGACGGGAACGCGATCCTCGTCGGCCTCTCGCTCGGCGGCTACGTGATCACGGAGTACGCGAGCCGATACCCGAACAAGGTCGACGGTCTCGTGATCGTCGGGAGCAGTGCCAACCCCGTCCGGGGGATGAACCTCCTGACGCGACTTACGGGCGGTGTCGCGCGGTTGGCGACTCGCAGCGACCTGGTCGAACGGGCTGTCGAGCGACTCGGCGAACGCTGGGTTCGCAACCGCGATCTCGACCCCGAACACGAACGAGAGATCCTCGAGTCGGGGATCTTCCCACGGGAGTTCGGCACGCCGGGACCGGACCTTGCGGGACGTGACGTCCGGGCGACGCTCCGGGCCTATCATGGCCCCGTCCTCGTGGTCAACGGCGAACGCGACGAGATCATGCGCCGTGGCGAGCGGGACCACGCCGCGGCCGCCGATGCGGACGTGGTCGTCCTCGAGGGCGTCGGTCACGTCTGTACCCTCCACCGGCCGGAGACGTTCACGAACCTCGTCGAGCAGTTCGTCCGGCGAGTCGACGCGTCGGCGTGA
- a CDS encoding SelT/SelW/SelH family protein — protein MVTVEIEYCVPCGFLSRAQDVQHALLSTFGEELEAVTLRTGTDGVFVVRVGDEVVFDKAEDEFDVDGIVRQVRTHL, from the coding sequence ATGGTAACGGTCGAGATCGAGTACTGCGTTCCCTGTGGCTTCCTCTCGCGTGCACAGGACGTCCAGCATGCCCTCCTGTCGACGTTCGGTGAGGAACTCGAGGCAGTCACGCTGCGAACGGGAACGGATGGTGTGTTCGTCGTCCGGGTCGGCGACGAGGTAGTCTTCGACAAGGCAGAAGACGAGTTCGATGTCGATGGGATCGTCCGACAGGTTCGAACGCATCTGTAG
- a CDS encoding DUF1328 domain-containing protein: protein MLELALLFFVIAIVAGALGATGVAGLTMSIAKWLVLLFLVLAVLSLLL, encoded by the coding sequence ATGCTAGAACTTGCACTGCTGTTTTTCGTCATCGCGATCGTTGCCGGCGCGCTCGGCGCGACCGGCGTCGCCGGACTCACGATGAGCATCGCCAAGTGGCTCGTGTTGCTGTTTCTCGTGCTCGCCGTGCTATCGCTCCTGCTGTAG
- a CDS encoding zinc-dependent alcohol dehydrogenase produces MTAQTLYFTGPRTVEIRCRDVCDPGPDELRVRTIASAISAGTERLIYSGDAPAELPADEQLEAFDGDLSFPLSYGYAAVGEVTAVGSNVDDDWLGQQVFAYNPHESHFLARPDDVLPVPDGVSAHEATLFANLETAVTFLLDGEPLLGERVAVLGQGVVGLLTTALLSQTPLESLVTFDTYERRRERSTAFGADRSLDPDRELPDAFVDTAGDRADLTYELSGNPDALDDAISTTGFDGRVIVGSWYGTRPASVELGGRFHRDRLEVRSSQVSTIDPRLSGRWSRERRHELTWEWLQRLEVTSLLTHERPLSEAPEAYELLEKRPEATIQLLFTYE; encoded by the coding sequence ATGACCGCACAGACGCTTTATTTCACCGGCCCGCGGACTGTCGAGATTAGATGTCGGGATGTCTGTGACCCCGGTCCCGATGAGTTACGGGTTCGGACAATTGCGTCCGCGATCAGCGCCGGCACCGAACGCCTGATCTACAGTGGCGACGCACCGGCGGAACTCCCCGCCGACGAACAACTCGAGGCGTTCGACGGTGACCTCTCTTTTCCGCTCTCCTACGGCTACGCGGCCGTCGGAGAAGTTACCGCCGTCGGCTCGAACGTCGACGACGACTGGCTCGGCCAACAGGTGTTCGCGTACAACCCACACGAGAGTCACTTCCTCGCCCGACCCGACGACGTCCTGCCAGTTCCCGACGGAGTCTCGGCTCACGAAGCGACGCTGTTTGCGAACCTCGAGACGGCCGTCACCTTCCTGCTGGACGGCGAACCGCTGCTCGGCGAGCGCGTTGCCGTTCTCGGCCAGGGCGTCGTCGGGCTGTTGACGACGGCACTCCTCTCGCAGACGCCGCTCGAGTCGCTCGTCACGTTCGACACCTACGAGCGACGCCGCGAGCGATCGACGGCGTTCGGTGCCGACCGATCGCTCGATCCAGACCGGGAACTACCGGACGCGTTCGTCGACACCGCTGGCGACCGGGCAGACCTCACCTACGAACTCTCGGGTAACCCGGACGCGCTCGACGATGCAATCTCGACGACGGGCTTCGACGGTCGCGTGATCGTCGGTTCCTGGTATGGCACCCGCCCCGCGAGCGTCGAACTCGGCGGCCGGTTTCATCGCGACCGCCTCGAGGTCCGGAGCAGCCAGGTGAGTACGATCGATCCCCGCCTCTCGGGGAGGTGGTCGCGAGAACGGCGTCACGAGCTCACCTGGGAGTGGCTTCAGCGCCTCGAGGTTACGTCGCTTCTCACCCACGAACGACCGCTTTCCGAGGCCCCCGAAGCCTACGAGTTGCTCGAGAAGCGACCGGAAGCGACCATCCAACTGCTTTTCACCTACGAGTGA
- a CDS encoding valine--tRNA ligase, translated as MSMEQEREEPTLEGGYDPEAVENRWQEAWVDEDVYAYESDAERDPNTVYAIDTPPPTVSGSLHMGHLYGHTLQDFAARFQRMHDGDVLFPFGYDDNGIASERLTEKELDIRHQDYERREFQELCRDVCSEYEAEFTDKMQGLGCSIDWDNTYKTIEPRVQRISQLSFIDLYENDREYRKKAPAIWCPDCETAISQVEMEDDERGSHFNDVAFEVTSAGTDRDEFVISTTRPELIPACVSVFVHPDDDENQDLVGETARIPIFGHEVPIIADERVDMEKGSGIVMCCTFGDQKDIEWYQAHDLPLRVAIDESATMTELAGDYEGMSTEEAREAIVDDLEEEGYLRDRWEISHTVQVHERCDTPVEFRVSKQWYVEILDHKEEYLEAGREMDWYPEKMFTRYKHWIEGLEWDWLISRQRDSGIPFPVWYCADCDHEIVARKEELPVDPLSDEPHVDSCPECGGDEFVAEEDVFDTWATSSLTPLINAGWDWDADAETFTMEKPELYPFDLRPQGHDIISFWLFHTVVKCYEHTGEVPFDATMINGHVLDENREKMSKSRGNVVAPDEVLAEYPVDAVRFWAASAAVGDDFPYQEKDLRAGEKLLRKLWNASKLVDNLAPRAPDEPTELEPIDRWLLAELDDAIEELTDQFENYEFAKARDRLRTFFWNTFCDDYLEIAKEREDNPSTQYALRTAHRTFLELWAPFLPHVTEEIWQSGYAADGNLAETSVHTREWPRPQGYDADLAAGETAMEVISALRRYKSENQLPLNADLDAVAVYGEIDGFADAIANVMHVDALEVLDDQPEITTEVAAIDLDYSQVGPQYGEQVGEIDAGIESGEYEIDDDENVLRVAGEELEDDLFEVELERTYSGEGEMIETASAVVIVE; from the coding sequence ATGAGCATGGAACAGGAGCGCGAAGAACCGACCCTCGAGGGTGGCTACGACCCCGAAGCGGTCGAGAACCGCTGGCAGGAGGCGTGGGTCGACGAGGACGTCTACGCCTACGAGAGCGATGCCGAACGCGACCCGAACACCGTCTACGCGATCGACACGCCGCCGCCGACGGTGTCGGGGAGTCTGCACATGGGCCATCTCTACGGCCACACGCTGCAGGACTTCGCGGCGCGCTTCCAGCGGATGCACGACGGCGACGTGCTGTTCCCCTTTGGCTACGACGACAACGGGATCGCCTCCGAGCGCCTGACCGAGAAAGAACTAGACATCCGCCACCAGGACTACGAACGCCGCGAGTTCCAGGAACTCTGTCGCGATGTCTGCTCGGAGTACGAGGCCGAGTTCACCGACAAGATGCAGGGGCTTGGCTGTTCGATCGACTGGGACAACACCTACAAGACGATCGAACCGCGCGTCCAGCGGATCTCCCAGCTCTCCTTTATCGACCTCTACGAGAACGACCGCGAGTACCGCAAGAAAGCACCGGCGATCTGGTGTCCCGACTGCGAGACTGCGATCTCGCAGGTCGAGATGGAAGACGACGAACGCGGCTCACACTTCAACGACGTCGCGTTCGAGGTGACGAGTGCCGGCACCGACCGCGACGAGTTCGTCATCTCTACCACGCGCCCCGAACTGATCCCGGCCTGTGTCTCCGTCTTCGTCCATCCGGACGACGACGAGAATCAGGACCTCGTCGGCGAGACCGCTCGCATCCCGATCTTCGGCCACGAGGTGCCGATCATCGCCGACGAGCGCGTCGACATGGAGAAAGGCAGCGGGATCGTCATGTGCTGTACCTTCGGCGACCAGAAGGACATCGAGTGGTACCAGGCCCACGACCTGCCGCTGCGCGTCGCCATCGACGAGTCCGCGACGATGACCGAACTCGCCGGCGACTACGAGGGCATGTCCACCGAGGAGGCCCGCGAGGCCATCGTCGACGACTTAGAGGAGGAAGGCTACCTCCGTGACCGCTGGGAGATCTCCCACACCGTCCAGGTCCACGAACGCTGTGACACGCCCGTCGAGTTCCGCGTCTCCAAGCAGTGGTACGTCGAGATCTTAGATCACAAAGAGGAGTACCTCGAGGCCGGACGGGAGATGGACTGGTACCCCGAGAAGATGTTTACCCGCTACAAACACTGGATCGAGGGCCTCGAGTGGGACTGGCTCATCTCGCGCCAGCGCGACTCGGGGATTCCGTTCCCGGTCTGGTACTGTGCGGACTGCGACCACGAGATCGTCGCTCGGAAGGAGGAGCTCCCGGTCGATCCTCTCTCCGACGAGCCACACGTCGATTCCTGTCCCGAGTGTGGCGGCGACGAGTTCGTCGCCGAAGAGGACGTCTTCGATACGTGGGCGACCTCCTCGCTGACCCCCCTCATCAACGCCGGCTGGGACTGGGACGCCGATGCAGAGACGTTCACCATGGAGAAGCCGGAACTGTACCCGTTCGACCTGCGTCCCCAGGGCCACGATATCATCTCGTTCTGGCTGTTCCACACCGTCGTCAAGTGTTACGAACACACCGGCGAGGTGCCCTTCGACGCGACGATGATCAACGGCCACGTCTTAGACGAAAACCGCGAGAAGATGTCCAAATCGCGGGGCAACGTCGTCGCGCCCGACGAGGTACTCGCGGAGTACCCCGTCGACGCCGTCCGCTTTTGGGCCGCAAGCGCCGCCGTCGGCGACGACTTCCCGTACCAGGAGAAAGACCTCCGGGCCGGCGAGAAACTGCTACGCAAACTCTGGAACGCCTCGAAGCTGGTCGACAACCTCGCGCCGCGTGCTCCCGACGAACCCACAGAGCTCGAGCCGATCGACCGCTGGCTGCTCGCCGAACTCGACGACGCCATCGAGGAGCTCACGGATCAGTTCGAGAACTACGAGTTCGCGAAAGCCCGCGATCGCCTCCGAACGTTCTTCTGGAACACGTTCTGTGACGACTACCTCGAGATTGCGAAAGAACGCGAGGACAACCCGTCGACGCAGTACGCCTTGCGGACGGCTCACCGCACGTTCCTGGAGCTGTGGGCACCGTTCTTACCCCACGTCACCGAGGAGATCTGGCAGTCCGGTTACGCAGCGGACGGCAACCTCGCAGAGACCAGTGTCCACACCCGCGAGTGGCCGCGACCGCAGGGGTACGACGCCGACCTTGCTGCCGGCGAGACCGCGATGGAGGTCATCTCGGCGCTGCGCCGGTACAAGAGCGAGAACCAACTCCCGCTGAACGCCGATCTCGACGCGGTGGCCGTCTACGGCGAAATCGACGGCTTCGCGGACGCCATCGCGAACGTGATGCACGTCGACGCCCTCGAGGTGCTCGACGACCAACCGGAGATCACCACCGAAGTCGCCGCGATCGACCTCGACTACTCGCAGGTCGGGCCACAGTACGGCGAACAAGTCGGCGAGATCGACGCCGGCATCGAGAGCGGCGAGTACGAAATTGACGACGATGAGAACGTGCTTCGAGTTGCTGGCGAGGAACTCGAGGACGATCTGTTCGAGGTCGAACTCGAGCGTACCTACTCCGGCGAGGGAGAGATGATCGAGACGGCGTCGGCGGTCGTCATCGTCGAGTAA
- the surE gene encoding 5'/3'-nucleotidase SurE encodes MSDSLEILLTNDDGIDSTGIRALYDALSERADVTVVAPANDQSACGRSISHEVDVYEHELGYALDGTPADCVVAGLSALTPETVPDLVVAGCNEGANLGEYVLGRSGTISAAVEAAFFDVPAIATSMYVPVGDISFQDVTLEADDFAEATRVTTFLAEHALEAGVFEHAAYLNVNVPIADGEPAPIEITRPSKRYEMDAERDGDRIRLKDRVWESMDPEAIPDPEGTDRRAVTEGRSSVSPLTAPHSTNHHELLAELVTQYHAKIGIGEPDS; translated from the coding sequence ATGAGCGACTCCCTCGAGATCCTGTTGACCAACGACGACGGGATCGACAGCACCGGTATCCGGGCGCTGTACGACGCGCTCTCCGAGCGCGCTGACGTGACCGTCGTCGCTCCTGCGAACGACCAGAGTGCGTGTGGTCGCTCGATCTCACACGAGGTCGACGTCTACGAGCACGAACTCGGCTACGCGCTCGACGGGACGCCCGCCGATTGCGTCGTCGCGGGACTGTCCGCGCTCACGCCGGAGACGGTGCCGGACCTGGTCGTCGCTGGCTGTAACGAGGGAGCGAACCTCGGCGAGTACGTCCTCGGGCGGTCTGGAACGATCAGCGCTGCCGTCGAAGCCGCCTTCTTCGACGTGCCTGCGATTGCGACATCGATGTACGTCCCCGTCGGCGACATCTCGTTCCAGGATGTCACACTCGAGGCCGACGATTTTGCAGAAGCGACTCGCGTAACGACGTTCCTCGCGGAACACGCACTCGAGGCCGGCGTCTTCGAGCACGCCGCGTACCTCAACGTCAACGTGCCGATCGCAGACGGTGAGCCAGCGCCGATCGAGATCACTCGTCCATCGAAACGCTACGAGATGGACGCCGAACGCGACGGCGATCGGATTCGTCTCAAGGATCGAGTCTGGGAGTCGATGGATCCCGAGGCGATCCCCGATCCCGAGGGAACCGACCGTCGCGCCGTCACCGAAGGTCGGAGCAGCGTCTCACCGCTGACCGCCCCCCACTCGACGAACCACCACGAACTGCTCGCAGAACTCGTCACGCAGTACCACGCCAAGATCGGGATCGGCGAACCAGACAGTTGA